In Treponema denticola, one genomic interval encodes:
- the deoC gene encoding deoxyribose-phosphate aldolase, whose amino-acid sequence MELNKYIDHTILKPMALEKDVLKICNEAKEYHFASVCVNPCHVALVKKELKGSDVKVCSVISFPFGTSTTDVKLEEAIKAIEDGAEEIDMVINVGKLLEGNLEYTQNEISRITKACHAKKVLLKVIVETCYLEEKNIADICAIIENAGADFIKTSTGYGTRGASVEDIKLFKKYLKKDTKIKASGGIRTRKDAETYIGLGCSRIGASSGIAIVSEQ is encoded by the coding sequence AGAAAAGGATGTATTAAAAATATGCAATGAGGCAAAGGAATATCATTTTGCTTCCGTATGTGTAAATCCGTGTCATGTTGCTTTAGTGAAAAAAGAACTAAAAGGTTCGGATGTAAAAGTTTGCAGCGTAATTTCTTTTCCTTTTGGAACATCTACAACAGATGTAAAATTAGAAGAAGCTATAAAAGCCATTGAAGACGGTGCTGAAGAAATAGACATGGTTATAAATGTAGGAAAACTTTTAGAAGGTAACTTAGAATACACTCAAAACGAAATCAGCCGAATAACAAAAGCTTGTCATGCTAAAAAAGTTCTTCTCAAAGTGATAGTAGAAACCTGCTACCTTGAAGAAAAAAATATTGCAGATATTTGTGCAATTATAGAAAATGCGGGTGCCGATTTTATAAAAACCTCTACCGGTTATGGAACGAGAGGTGCTTCAGTAGAAGATATAAAACTTTTTAAAAAATATTTAAAAAAAGATACTAAAATTAAAGCTTCCGGCGGAATTCGTACACGGAAAGATGCCGAAACATACATAGGTCTGGGTTGTTCCAGAATAGGTGCAAGCAGCGGCATTGCAATAGTGAGTGAACAATAA
- a CDS encoding TetR/AcrR family transcriptional regulator yields MSKSEDTKQLILDTAKREFLEKGYNAASVRTIAKKAGLTTGAIFRYYADKAALFEALVSEAADGLVEQFKAAQEAHFELIPKDRTAQSRDLSTEYLRHFVNYVYDRFDEFKLVLCCAEGTKYANYIHDLVELDVERTETYYRLLREKGKIKGSISYELHHMITSAYFTAVFETVVHDMPKKQAMGYVEEIAVFFNSGWEGLLKLV; encoded by the coding sequence ATGAGCAAAAGTGAAGATACCAAACAACTGATTTTGGATACGGCTAAACGGGAGTTTTTGGAAAAAGGCTATAACGCTGCCTCTGTCCGCACAATTGCAAAGAAAGCCGGTTTAACGACCGGTGCGATTTTTCGGTATTATGCGGATAAGGCCGCTTTGTTTGAAGCCCTTGTCTCCGAAGCGGCAGACGGCTTGGTCGAACAATTTAAGGCGGCCCAAGAGGCACACTTTGAGTTGATTCCTAAAGACAGAACTGCGCAAAGCCGAGATTTATCGACAGAGTATTTACGTCACTTTGTAAATTACGTGTATGACCGTTTTGATGAGTTCAAGCTTGTGCTTTGCTGCGCGGAAGGCACAAAATACGCAAACTATATTCATGATTTGGTAGAGCTTGATGTGGAACGTACCGAAACATATTACCGTCTATTGCGGGAAAAGGGAAAAATCAAAGGGAGCATCAGTTATGAACTTCATCATATGATTACAAGTGCCTATTTTACCGCAGTATTTGAAACCGTAGTACATGACATGCCAAAAAAACAGGCGATGGGATATGTAGAAGAAATCGCCGTTTTCTTTAATTCAGGATGGGAGGGGCTTTTAAAGCTAGTATGA
- a CDS encoding MptD family putative ECF transporter S component: MKNKKINTLQTKDFISIGVFSLVYFAAAFIIGGVAQMTPVTFPFMPMIVALFAGSIFMLYTAKIPKRGAISILGILAGLLLFITGMFWMMSVFFIIFGFIADGIASFGEFKSFKKNLTAYCIFALAPMGAYIPMAVMPAQFDAFMRKKGDFSSFAEVINAIGANRWVVPAMIAGTVVCAIIGGMIGKKLLKKHFEKAGIV; encoded by the coding sequence ATGAAAAATAAAAAAATTAACACATTACAGACCAAGGATTTTATTTCTATCGGTGTTTTCTCGCTTGTTTATTTTGCGGCTGCTTTTATCATCGGCGGTGTTGCGCAGATGACACCGGTTACATTTCCGTTTATGCCGATGATTGTCGCGTTGTTTGCGGGCAGTATTTTTATGCTATATACCGCAAAAATTCCAAAACGGGGTGCAATTTCGATTTTGGGGATTTTAGCAGGATTGTTGCTCTTTATTACCGGAATGTTTTGGATGATGTCGGTCTTTTTTATCATCTTCGGTTTTATTGCAGACGGTATTGCATCTTTCGGCGAGTTTAAATCTTTTAAGAAAAACCTTACGGCGTATTGTATTTTTGCGCTTGCACCGATGGGGGCGTATATACCGATGGCAGTGATGCCCGCTCAGTTTGATGCGTTTATGCGCAAAAAAGGAGACTTTTCATCTTTTGCCGAAGTCATTAACGCAATCGGTGCTAACCGATGGGTGGTTCCGGCAATGATAGCGGGAACGGTTGTGTGTGCAATAATAGGCGGAATGATCGGAAAAAAATTGCTGAAAAAACATTTTGAAAAAGCGGGAATTGTGTAA
- a CDS encoding energy-coupling factor transporter transmembrane component T family protein translates to MFLDPRTKLLILAITSVSVFLNESTLIEGAFIFIPFLLLLQAKHIRLAFKSGAAFIILLALPMLLVPHLPVTAGGILYMFAVYIRKLIPCFMLGSLLIRTTKVSTFLAAISRLHLPKGFTIALSITLRYFPTMTEEWGFIKDAMSLRGISASPAGLLFHPVRTMEYVYVPMLVSASKISDEITQAAITRGIDHLERRSCLENIRFRMRDALLLILYSSLVVLIIFNTAKGAVLP, encoded by the coding sequence ATGTTTTTGGATCCCCGCACCAAATTACTCATTCTTGCAATTACGAGTGTATCGGTTTTTTTGAATGAGAGTACGCTGATAGAAGGTGCTTTTATATTTATCCCCTTTTTGCTGCTCTTACAGGCAAAACATATTCGGCTTGCATTTAAAAGCGGTGCGGCCTTTATCATTTTGCTGGCACTGCCGATGCTGCTAGTGCCGCACCTCCCGGTAACGGCAGGCGGCATTCTCTATATGTTTGCCGTATACATACGCAAACTCATTCCGTGTTTTATGCTTGGTTCCCTTCTTATTCGGACAACTAAGGTAAGTACTTTCTTGGCGGCAATCAGCCGCTTACACCTGCCGAAAGGTTTTACCATTGCATTATCGATCACGCTGCGCTATTTTCCGACAATGACGGAAGAATGGGGTTTTATCAAGGATGCGATGTCCTTGCGGGGCATATCGGCATCTCCTGCAGGATTGCTTTTTCATCCGGTAAGAACAATGGAATATGTGTATGTACCGATGCTTGTGTCAGCGTCAAAAATATCCGACGAGATAACACAGGCTGCTATTACTCGGGGAATAGATCATCTTGAACGGAGGAGTTGTCTTGAAAACATAAGGTTCCGGATGAGGGATGCACTCCTGCTCATTCTTTACTCGAGTCTTGTTGTGCTTATCATTTTTAATACTGCAAAAGGAGCGGTTCTTCCTTGA
- a CDS encoding ABC transporter ATP-binding protein yields MITLRNISFSYNGTKENNLCDISLHIPKGQCVLLCGGSGCGKTTLTRLINGLIPHFFEGEFSGEAIINGMNSAEADIAQLSDSVGTVFQNPRTQFFNTDTDSEIVFGLENRGLPPEQLLSRLEKVTEDLQIQNLRERSIFELSGGEKQKIAFASVYAAEPEIFVLDEPSSNMDYHSIKELSELIKKIKLQGKTIVIAEHRIWYLMDIADRVIFMENGKIAQDMDIQTFVNLPEAQIKHMELRCRNLADVKAETVNATPDISASSDVRVSSGGHTFEVKDITVKLGHTSVLQDISFSTRGGEIIAITGENGAGKTTLARTLCGLTQEAAGSISFDGNPLSRKMRRERSYMVMQDVGHQLFTDSVYAECRLGIKDLPDPAIDEVLTELSLNRLKERHPLSLSGGQKQRLAVAVSVLCGKDILIFDEPTSGLDLKSMQEAGRIIKRLADDKKTVIVITHDIEFIKTICSRVLILSGGKIVKELCGEKKNELEMQLETF; encoded by the coding sequence TTGATTACTTTACGGAATATTTCTTTTTCTTATAATGGAACAAAAGAAAATAATTTGTGTGATATATCTCTGCATATCCCGAAAGGACAATGCGTTCTGCTCTGCGGCGGTTCAGGCTGCGGTAAAACAACATTGACTCGGTTAATTAACGGTTTAATTCCCCATTTTTTTGAAGGTGAATTTTCCGGAGAAGCAATTATAAATGGAATGAACAGTGCGGAAGCGGATATTGCGCAGCTTTCCGATAGCGTCGGTACGGTCTTTCAAAATCCAAGAACACAGTTTTTTAATACCGATACCGATAGTGAAATCGTATTCGGTTTGGAAAACCGAGGACTTCCTCCGGAGCAATTACTGAGCCGCCTTGAAAAAGTTACCGAGGATTTACAGATACAAAACTTGCGCGAACGCAGCATCTTTGAACTTTCCGGAGGAGAAAAACAAAAGATCGCGTTTGCTTCAGTGTATGCTGCCGAGCCTGAAATATTTGTCTTGGATGAACCTTCGTCTAATATGGATTATCATTCTATCAAAGAACTGAGCGAACTGATTAAAAAAATCAAATTACAGGGAAAGACTATCGTCATTGCCGAACATAGGATATGGTATTTGATGGATATAGCTGATAGGGTGATTTTTATGGAAAACGGAAAGATTGCACAGGATATGGATATTCAAACGTTTGTAAATCTGCCTGAAGCGCAAATAAAACATATGGAATTGCGCTGTAGAAATCTTGCTGATGTTAAAGCAGAGACTGTAAACGCAACTCCCGATATAAGTGCATCTTCCGATGTACGCGTATCTTCCGGCGGACATACGTTTGAAGTAAAAGATATTACCGTCAAATTAGGGCATACATCCGTTCTGCAAGATATTTCGTTTTCTACAAGAGGAGGAGAGATTATTGCAATAACGGGAGAAAATGGAGCGGGGAAAACGACATTGGCGCGTACGCTATGCGGTCTTACACAAGAAGCAGCGGGAAGCATATCTTTTGACGGCAACCCCCTATCGAGAAAAATGCGGAGAGAGCGTTCATATATGGTGATGCAGGATGTCGGTCATCAGCTTTTTACGGACAGCGTATATGCCGAATGCCGATTAGGTATCAAAGACTTGCCGGATCCCGCTATCGATGAAGTGTTAACGGAACTCTCGCTTAACCGGCTAAAAGAGAGGCATCCGCTTTCCCTTTCCGGCGGGCAAAAGCAGCGGCTTGCAGTAGCGGTCAGTGTACTGTGCGGAAAGGACATCCTTATCTTTGATGAACCCACCAGCGGACTTGATCTTAAAAGCATGCAAGAGGCAGGACGCATAATCAAGCGGCTGGCGGACGATAAAAAGACTGTTATCGTTATCACCCATGATATTGAGTTTATCAAAACAATCTGTTCGCGTGTACTGATTTTATCCGGCGGAAAGATTGTCAAAGAACTGTGCGGCGAAAAAAAGAATGAACTTGAAATGCAGCTGGAGACATTTTAA
- a CDS encoding DUF2971 domain-containing protein, protein MSKIFYKFKNINQYTIDSIKNKYFYFSTPQQLNDPVDCRTPFCYDATNSEILKWIKHAKKMGRLIGENPSTFPFNTVDKVKKSIASTGILKRIFENAENNSANKFHLLSLTDDFNNAKMWNHTDYCNNFSGICIGYLSEQVQQQNFGSYFIKVKGTVSTRTPYFLKYNSDYYFVLKKVEYDNDRLHCYNPFKEQYDKNYMLNLNSESFNSQNIKYNLFHKTNNWKYENEYRGFYYCIEDDDSKVYYDENIIESISFGSNASKPDINTIINCIKMNYNNFDKIKFYTVVQINNTIIRTEMKIT, encoded by the coding sequence ATGTCAAAAATCTTTTATAAGTTTAAGAATATAAATCAATACACGATAGATTCTATTAAAAATAAATATTTCTATTTTTCTACACCGCAACAATTAAATGATCCTGTAGACTGTCGAACTCCATTTTGTTATGACGCAACAAATTCAGAAATACTAAAATGGATAAAACATGCAAAGAAAATGGGAAGATTAATTGGGGAAAATCCTTCAACTTTTCCATTTAATACTGTCGATAAAGTAAAAAAAAGTATTGCTAGTACAGGTATTTTAAAAAGAATATTTGAAAATGCAGAAAATAATTCTGCTAATAAATTCCATCTTCTTAGTTTAACTGATGATTTTAATAATGCAAAAATGTGGAATCATACTGATTATTGTAATAACTTCAGTGGTATTTGTATTGGTTATTTATCTGAGCAAGTACAGCAGCAAAATTTTGGTAGTTATTTTATAAAAGTAAAAGGAACTGTTTCAACAAGAACTCCCTATTTTCTTAAATATAATTCTGACTATTATTTTGTTTTAAAAAAGGTTGAATACGATAATGATAGACTACATTGTTATAATCCTTTTAAGGAGCAATATGATAAAAACTATATGCTAAATTTAAACAGTGAAAGTTTTAACAGTCAAAACATAAAATATAATTTGTTTCATAAAACAAATAATTGGAAATACGAAAACGAATATCGAGGTTTTTATTATTGTATCGAAGATGATGATTCAAAAGTTTATTATGATGAAAATATTATTGAAAGTATAAGTTTTGGTAGTAATGCCTCAAAACCTGACATCAATACTATAATTAATTGTATAAAAATGAATTATAACAATTTTGATAAAATAAAATTTTATACTGTTGTGCAAATAAATAATACCATTATTAGGACTGAAATGAAAATCACATAA
- a CDS encoding leucine-rich repeat protein, protein MKRKFITPIFLIIIFGEIVVAQNSKNIQTNESITITEFCSLNLNKEISVKIQDELSSEKIHNLTLACNSDEKGKIGPIDLDLSNCTFKNKECNIFITNLKNVRSLVLPKTTKTITFCLASDMENITLPDGLERIEKQAFFRTKLKSIEIPESVQYVGALAFGDIENLQYIKIFNNPHKTKWSYIWNKWNDAKILEDDAVFLPKENDSKEKYGIIRFSKADYHRAFDTVDMEIYLNKKPGENQKAVLHFYDAHNKNESAGDIEIEVKKGKKTITIKKYPAANFFISETNDYYTIINECGDYWIKLCCEIEFSDGTTIPLEGFCYIYEEPIPAGIS, encoded by the coding sequence ATGAAAAGAAAATTTATAACGCCAATTTTTCTGATTATAATTTTTGGAGAAATAGTGGTTGCACAAAATTCTAAAAATATTCAGACAAATGAGTCAATAACTATAACAGAGTTTTGCTCCCTTAATCTCAATAAGGAAATAAGCGTAAAAATTCAAGATGAACTTTCGTCGGAAAAAATTCACAATCTGACGTTGGCCTGTAATAGTGATGAAAAAGGTAAAATCGGTCCTATTGATTTGGATTTGAGTAATTGTACATTTAAAAATAAAGAATGTAATATTTTCATTACAAATCTAAAAAATGTCAGGTCTCTGGTACTGCCGAAAACTACAAAAACCATCACCTTCTGTCTTGCCTCAGATATGGAGAATATAACTCTTCCCGACGGGCTTGAGCGAATCGAAAAACAAGCATTTTTCAGAACTAAGTTGAAATCTATAGAAATTCCGGAATCGGTTCAGTATGTAGGTGCGCTTGCATTCGGTGATATAGAAAATTTGCAATACATAAAGATATTTAATAATCCGCATAAGACAAAATGGTCTTACATTTGGAATAAATGGAATGATGCAAAAATACTTGAAGACGATGCAGTTTTTCTTCCGAAAGAAAATGATTCTAAAGAAAAATACGGTATAATTCGGTTTTCAAAAGCTGATTATCATAGAGCGTTTGACACAGTTGACATGGAAATTTATCTAAATAAAAAGCCCGGGGAAAATCAAAAAGCCGTCTTACATTTTTATGATGCCCATAACAAAAACGAAAGCGCCGGTGACATAGAAATTGAAGTGAAGAAAGGTAAGAAAACGATTACAATAAAAAAATATCCTGCAGCAAATTTCTTCATTTCTGAAACTAACGATTATTACACTATCATAAATGAGTGCGGTGATTATTGGATAAAACTCTGCTGCGAAATTGAATTCTCCGATGGTACAACAATTCCTCTGGAAGGTTTTTGTTATATTTATGAAGAACCGATTCCCGCCGGCATATCATAA
- a CDS encoding HD domain-containing protein, with the protein MESKRIGAFLIDFSQNDKLVNQLNFIIEIDKVKHIFRQSKLFNSERLENDAEHSWTISIMCILLKEYADFEVNIEKVISMLLIHDIVEIDAGDTFLYSSQRDESYNNEKKAADRIFGLLEPDQKKYFLSLWEEFEERKTNEAKFASVFDRLEPIIQNYMSEGYSWKKNNITYDMVINKNIHIKEGSEKIWNFVLQLLGKAVEKGYLIK; encoded by the coding sequence ATGGAGTCGAAAAGAATAGGAGCATTTTTAATTGATTTTAGTCAAAACGATAAATTAGTTAATCAACTGAATTTTATTATAGAAATAGATAAAGTTAAACATATTTTCCGGCAATCAAAATTATTTAATTCCGAAAGATTGGAAAATGATGCCGAACATTCTTGGACAATTTCAATAATGTGTATTTTGTTAAAAGAATATGCCGATTTTGAAGTTAATATTGAAAAAGTTATTTCAATGCTATTAATCCATGATATTGTTGAAATAGATGCAGGAGATACCTTTTTATATTCTTCACAAAGAGATGAATCTTATAATAATGAAAAAAAAGCAGCGGATAGAATATTCGGTTTATTGGAACCGGATCAAAAAAAATATTTTTTAAGCTTATGGGAAGAATTTGAAGAAAGAAAAACGAATGAAGCAAAATTTGCTTCCGTATTTGATAGATTGGAACCTATAATTCAAAATTATATGTCTGAAGGTTATTCTTGGAAGAAAAATAACATAACATATGATATGGTAATAAATAAGAATATACATATTAAAGAAGGCTCGGAAAAAATATGGAATTTTGTCCTGCAATTATTGGGAAAAGCCGTTGAAAAAGGATATTTAATTAAATAA
- a CDS encoding CPBP family intramembrane glutamic endopeptidase, with product MHNGISIGKGILWVLVWFGFMILYTILDVSIWRKIAPEHSRVLNIITVILCMTIFLVLLMRKTNFRPNLFTNISFQGLILAVGCSILFYFLLDKGLDPIFESFFPSSRENYQQTIQLIRAAPIIGLLDFCILAPILEEILMRGFLLEGLSINYGKIVALLISAALFAMLHFNIAQIVPSFICGVILGLLYFHTGSIFSCILAHMGYNLIAYSVIVLPIYNK from the coding sequence ATGCACAATGGGATATCTATAGGAAAAGGCATTTTGTGGGTGCTTGTTTGGTTTGGCTTTATGATCTTGTATACTATTCTTGATGTTTCGATATGGAGAAAGATAGCCCCTGAACATAGCAGAGTTTTGAATATAATTACTGTTATTTTGTGTATGACTATATTCCTTGTTTTACTAATGAGAAAAACAAATTTCAGACCTAATTTATTTACGAATATTTCTTTTCAAGGATTAATATTAGCTGTAGGCTGTTCCATATTATTCTATTTCCTTTTAGATAAAGGATTAGATCCTATATTTGAAAGTTTTTTTCCATCAAGCAGAGAAAATTATCAACAAACAATTCAATTAATAAGAGCTGCACCAATTATCGGTTTACTTGACTTTTGCATACTTGCACCTATTCTTGAAGAAATCTTAATGAGAGGATTTCTGCTTGAGGGTCTATCAATAAATTATGGAAAAATTGTTGCCTTACTTATATCTGCAGCACTCTTTGCTATGCTCCATTTCAATATAGCTCAAATAGTTCCTTCATTTATTTGTGGTGTGATTTTAGGCTTACTTTATTTTCATACAGGCTCAATATTTTCTTGTATACTTGCTCATATGGGATACAATTTAATTGCGTACAGTGTGATAGTTTTACCCATATATAACAAATAA